CCGAAGATGAATCCTGAGAAGCAAGGCAGTGCATAGCAGCATGCAAATTCTTAACCACTTCGATAAACTGCCGAGCTTCATCACGGTCATCCCCTTGAAACAGAGAAACAGCAGTGGTGGAATCAGGTCCCCACCTCGCCAGAAACGATTTTGCAACCTCAAGATTCTCCTCCATGATTGAATCCGATGAAGGTGGGCTAGACGTGTGAGGCGACGGCGTTCTCGGTGCAGAAGAAAAAGGTGGAGGTCTGAATAACACAATCCTCATTCCCTTTCGCGTCATGATGGGTAAGTACGAATTCAAACAACACAAAATcgatgatgataataataataattcagaaatgaaatgaaatcaatTGAATCTGTAGAAGTGGGTAATTCGAGAGATTTTCTGGGGTAGAATTCGATGAGGAAATTGAGAATTGGAGGGGATTACTTATATACTATGAGGGGTTTTTCtgtctttttctatttattttcattatatttatagtgtaaaaaaaaaaaaaatgtttctgtTCTTTGTGGCTGCATTTTCCCAAGgtatttgttgtttgtttgttttggtgcGACGTCGATGGGTGCGAACGCTGTCTTACCATTCTAATTCGATTGCCTGCAGACTGTCACAcactttttcccttttcttttttcctttttttgaaACAGAAGTAGATACCCAAACTTCCATTGCCTTTACAATTTCAACTTGTTCTAAAACGaccattttcttaatttttcatatgtttttatgaatttaaacatCATTTCAGTTccatttttagttatttgttCAGGACCTCTCAATATTTTGAGCTATGTTTATATGAGTGGTTGAGATAATTTATGTTTAGTTGGTGTTATGTAATAGACAATTACCTAAATTAAGGGATATGTTTCTTGATGTACAAGAGATTGAATtctaatttaacctaatttaaCTTAGAGATGGAGAAtccattgaaatgaaaaggtaTCCGTTACACTTGTGGTGGAGTTAAGAAAAAgtgattttatttgaatagGAGATGATAAGTTGATTCATGAATATGAATTATCGAGGATAAAAGATAACGCCCAATTTGATCATAGCTCATTAAATATATTCTCCTATTAAGAATAAAACGTCAATTCtcccattttaaatattaggtTGGATTCgacctaaataaaaaaaaaaaaaaaaaaaaaaaaaaaaaaaaaaaaaNaaaaaaaaacatataacaAGATAAATGAGCcacaaattcataattaaaatgagattTGGGCTGGGCTCAATTAACTAGGCCCACTGAAGTCCTTTTAAATTGGGCCGGGCTCCAAAAAGCTACGACTTTGGCCCATTTAAAATACATTGAGATCGGTGGTGACTTGGGCTGGCTCCAAAAGTATGGGCCTGCCAATAAAAAGAtggattaattaataaaaatgaaaaactcgaccacagtgggagtcgaacccacgacctttTGATCCGAAGTCAAACGCGCTAATCCACTGCGCTATGCGGTCAATTTGTTAGCAAtgcaatttttaattaataaaaagtaatagacaaaattaaaacaatattttaaaattaaatattgaagaCGGAAAGTAATTATGGACTTTACGTAAAGGAAAATTTGACATGCTTCATGGCGCCCCTTGATTTCAGGATCAGCTCACTCTacttttcatatattttatatatttatttaattttatattcatttttttctacttccattatcaattataatttaaaatatattcataaagtttttaaaaataaaccttaTTATTTATCGAGAAAATATAATGAGAGTACGTATTTAGTTGAATTATCGTGAGAATGGAGGAATACAGAAATGAAACTCGAAAAAAAGTAGCGTGTCTAAAAACTGTGATGACTCGAAAAGCTCAATCAACCTAATCAAACCCGTACGGTCTGGGTTCATTTAttgtaatatatattgaaattgaattacaaatttcaaataaatgttttaaagtaAGTAAAtaggtattttttaatcaaaaataaaatttagaataaataatCTGAACAACCGGATTGATtgggttcattatttaataagtcgaaaaaatgtctcaacttAATCAACCCGTAAAAAGAACCATTTGGAGAAGGGCAATTTAGTAATTACACATAGCCACGTGTCAGGAAGATTAATATTAGTGGGTTGGTGTTTCTCCATGTCCTTCTAAACGAATTGGTCCAAAAAAGTTTCCTCATTTTCTGGCTTGTTTGGTTTGTCCatattttatatcttaataaCACGTATTAATTAGGGTTACAATCTTATTAactactaaatattttttaaaaaaagtatatacaaCGAAATCGATCAATGTGCCACAATTATACTCGTCGAAAGATAGATACTCAGCATCATGATAATGTGAACCTTTGGCCAACAACGTTGAATCTTGTGGTAACGTTGGACATTATGACCTAAATCTTGTGGTAACGTTGAATCTTatagggtgtgaaaacatctctctaataaacgcgttttaaaatattgaggtTGACGACGCCAAAtgtgacaatatctactagcagtagaCTTGAggtgttataaatggtatcacgTATCATAACCAAGTATTAGGTGGTGGcaaggtggtgtgccaacgaagacgctGGCCcacaagaggggtggattgtgagatcctatagtTAAATAGAAgaattgtaacggcccagatccagtgttagcagatattgtactcttgctctttgggctttccctcgaaGAAACCCatatccactgctagcagatattgtactcttgctctttgggctttccctacAGTTCCGAGGAAACCCatatccactgctagcagatattgtactcttgctctttgggctttcccttgagGGGAACACAGATCCAccggcagatattgtcttctttgggctttccctttcgggcttcccctcaaggctttaaaacgagtttgctaggggaaggtttccacacccttataaatggtgatttgttctcctctccaaccaatgtgggacatcacaagaaggaaacattccttataagggtgtgaaaatttttctctagcaaatgcgttttatAACCATGAAATTGACAACGATAAGTAACGGGCCTAAACAGATAATATATACTAGCGATGAACTTGAACTGTTACTTGAACTCGGGATTTGTGAGACAATACCCACTAAGCAATTGccattatttattaacaaaaatgcATATTATGTGCCAAAAATAAGACCATATAATAAAGACAACTCTCTGTCGTTCATGTTCCTAAGAGTGGAAGTAATCATATCataccaacaaaaataatttcatttaaaaatttccaaaaaattaaaaaaaaaaaaaaaaaaccccaaaaatTAATCACAAGGCTCGAAATTACGTAATTACCCCCAATTCTTTCTCGTGGGTCccacccttcttcttcttcttcctcttcttcctccctttctctctttgCTTAAAACCAAAATGGTTGCTCTCATTTCATCACATATTTCAATCCCAACATGAAAAAATTGGACTTTTTCTGCAAATCCAGAGCTTCCACGGCGGTTCGTTCAAGTTTCGGTCGTCGTCCGGTCGACGGAGATGCAAATTCCGGCGACCGGAGGAAATGGCAGCTTCCTTTTGAGAATCACAGAAAGAGTACGAGCTGTTCTTCTGTGAATCGGAAGGATCATTATGATTTACGAAGAAAAAGCTGCGCAGATGTGGATGATTTGAAGAGCTCTGTTTCTGGGTCCTCTGCTCGTTATCTCTTGAGTGATTCATCGTTCATTGACTGGTTACCGGCGGTCTCCGGCGAGGATTTTCCGGCGAAACCGCCGAACGAGAGGAACATGATAAGCCATAGTTCGTTGACTCGATCGTTGACTGTCCATGAATATCGTGCCCAAAAATCCCCTTCCTCTGTTCTTCAATCCCCTGTTTTGAAAACAGCTTCTTCGACTGTTCATGATCaggttttgttctttttaagaataatttcttgttcttttcgTTATAATTGGTCgggattttaaaattttctttcgtGATTCAAAAGGTTGTGGTTCTTAAGGTCTCATTGAACTGCAAAGGCTGCGAGAAAAAGGTGAAAAAACACATCTCCAAGATGGAAGGTAATGGATTGAATTCGACAAAGCTGTTCTTCGTGTTTCGAAGCTAAAATGTTCATATAGTGTTGATGATTGTGCAGGAGTTAGCTCATATAGTGTCGATTTCACAGCTAAAAAAGTGACCATAATTGGAGCAGTGAGCCCTTTTGATGTCTTAGCCAGTGTGTCGAAGGTTAAGTATGCTCAGTTCTGGACATCGACGAGTTCTTCTTCGTGttcgtcgtcttcttcatcttcaactcCGCAGTCGTGTTCGTCATCGACATTTTGATCGACGGAGCTATTTGCTGCAAAAATCCCATCTGGGTTTTGCTTGTATTATGCAGAAAAGTTGCAGAattgatgtttttctttcttctttttctgttttgggTGTAAATTTTGCTGTTTTTGTGATGAAGTTGCAGGAGTAATTCTGTGTTTCCCTGTGGTTTAGTTTGGGGAATAATCAACAATGTCGGTGTTCGCTGTTTTCGGGATTAAATCTTTCCAAATTTGACGTTATGTGTAGCTACTTCTAACGACTATACGTAGCTCGTTTCGTAGAGAAACTATTCGATGAGACTGCTACTATGTAAACGTCTACTTCTAACGACTATATGTAGCTCATCGTAGAGAAACTATACGATGAGACCGCTACAAAGTGAACATCTACTTCTAACAACTATACGTAGCTCGTCGTAGAGAAACCATACAATGAGACCGCTACAAAGTGAACATTTATTTCTAACGACTATACGTAGCTCGTTATTGAGAAACTATTTGATGAGACTGCTACAATGTAAACATCTACTTCTAATGGCTATACGTAGTTTGTCGTAGAGAAACTATACAATGAGACCGCTACAAAGTGAACATCTATGTCTAATGACTATACGTAGCTCGTAGTTGAGAAACTATTTGATGAGACCGATACAATACAAACATCTACTTATAACGACTATACGTAGCTCATCGTGGAGAAACTATTCAATGAGACCGCTACAATGTAAACATCTACTTCTAACGACTATACGTAGCTCATCGTGGAGAAACTATTCAATGAGACCGCTACAATGTAAACATCTACTTCTAACGACTATACGTAGCTCATCGTGGAGAAACTATTCAATGAGACCGCTACAATGTAAACATCTACTTCTAACGACTATACGTAGCTCATCGTGGAGAAACTATTCAATGAGACCGCTACAATGTAAACATCTACTTCTAACGACTATACGTAGCTCATCGTGGAGAAACTATTCAATGAGACCGCTACAATGTAAACATCTACTTCTAACGACTATACGTAGCTCATCGTGGAGAAACTATTCAATGAGACCGCTACAATGTAAACATCTACTTCTAACGACTATACGTAGCTCATCGTGGAGAAACTATTCAATGAGACCGCTACAATGTAAACATCTACTTCTAACGACTATACGTAGCTCATCGTGGAGAAACTATTCAATGAGACCGCTACAATGTAAACATCTACTTCTAACGACTATACGTAGCTCATCGTGGAGAAACTATTCAATGAGACTACAATATAAACATCTACTTCTAACGGCTATACGTAGCTCGTCGTAGAGAAACTATTCGATGAGACAACTACAATGTAAACATCTACTTCTAACGGCTATACGTAGCTCATCGTCGTAGAGAAACTATTTGATGAGACAACTACAATGTAAACATCTACTTCTAACGGCTATACGTAGCTCATCGTCGTGGAGAAACTATTCAATGAGACCGCTACAATGTAAACATCTACTTCTAACGGCTATACGTAGCTCATCGTCGTAGAGAAACTATTCGATGAGACTGCTATAATGTAAACATCTACTTCTAATGACTATATGTAGCTCGTCGTAGAGAAATTGTTCGGTGAGACTATTACAATGTAAACATCTGCTTCTAATGACTATACGTAGCTCGTTGTAGATAAACTATTCGATAAGACGGCTACAATGTAGACATGATTATGTTTGCAGAGGTTGTAGTGGGAAAGAACATGGAGGAGAAAACATCATTAAAACTTTCCAACAGGGAGAAACTAATTGCATGCGGTAGCAGTGGTGGGTGGGCactcaaagaagaaaagttgcCTTTTCACATACACCTCTTTTCCTGTCTTGTTCATTAACAATGCCTCTGTTTGGAAACCTCCATGGTTCTTTTTACCATGGGCTTACTACAAACCTATGTAAATTTCCGGACCAggctcaagctcactgctagtagatattgttcactggcccgttacgtatcaccgtcacggagaggtttccacacccttataaggaatgttttgttcctctctccagccgatgtgagatctcacaattcacccctttgagggcccaatgtccttgctagtccactgcccggtgtctagctctggtaccatctgtaacagcctaaacccaccgccagcagatattgtccactttggccggttacgtatcatcgtcagcctcacggttttaaaacgcgtctactagggagaggtttccatacccttataaggaatgcttcgttctcctctccaaccgacgtgagatctcacaatctaccccctttgggtgTCCAACATCCTTGTTAGGATGCTCTGAtagtttccatacccttataaggaatgctccattctcctctccaaccgacgtgagatctcacaatctacccccctttgggtgtctaacaatccaccccttaggaggcccagtgtcctcgctaacacatcgcccggtgtttggctctgataccattggtaacaactcaagcccaccactagcaaatattatcctctttgggttttccctttcggactttccctttcgggcttcctttcaaggtttttaaaacgtgtctgttagggaaaggtttccacacccttataaggagtgtttcgttccattctccaaccaacgtggaatctcacaatccaccccttagggacccagtgttctcgctagcacacctcccggtgtctagctctgataccatctgtaccagtccaaacccaccactagcagatattgtccactttggcccgttacgtatcaccatcagcctcacggtttcaGAACActtctactagggagagattttcacacccttgtaagaaatgttctgttcccctctccaaccaatggaTTCAAACGAAAAATATGAAGGCGATCACAACGAGAAACATACTTAACCTAATAGTATGCATACAACGGAGGAATCAACCCCCTTCAACATCTCTCGTAACGTATTAACATAAGTTCGAGCCAAAATAGCCACACTCACTCTCACCCCTAGTGAAGATAACCCTGAGACTCAGGTGGGTCTGATGTGAACAGCATATTTTGAGAGTGCTCTTTTGCTTTAAGTGTATCATTGTGAATGAGCCACGGTGAACCAGACAAGGACAACCGGGTGGAGCTTTTGCTCCCAAGTCTGTTTCAACTTTGGCAATGGTGggtcatcttcttctctctcattctctaACCCTATCTTACCTTCAAACTTTATCATAATCTTCCACACATATGCGACAAGaccttttctttaatcttacTCATCCCCTTCTTCTTATCAAACTTTCCATAGGTTTGGTACCCATTGAGCTCATAGCCTAAATCATAGATGGTACTAAAGAAGCTATGAACAGTGTataatttttggtttgttttgagAAATATGGTCATTTGGTTCGGTGCACCAGCTGAAATGGATACGCTTTGATGAGGAtcgaggattattgggagtgagtcccacattggttaatttagtggaagatcatgagtttataagtgaggaatactatctccattggtacgaggccttttgggggaAGCCCAGAtcaaagtcacgagagtttatgctcaaagtggacaatatcatactattgtggagagtcgtgatttttAACAtggtcaaaagtgactaaagggtatactttgtttgagggctccagagaaaggagttgagtctcgattaaggggaagctattcgagagctccataagcctccgAGGAGGCTTATAATGTACTTTATGTACTACGTAGAAGTCATAAAGATCGGAACCCGGAGCAATAAGAACAAAAGCCCTACCCCAGCTACACCTACGGGCACTTCAAAAGGGTTAGAAGATTGAATGTTGTTTTCATAGAGAAACTAGGGCAGGTTTTCAAGTAAGAAATTACACGCAGATATCATTAAGGCGTGTCCTGTACATACTCATCTAGCATGAATCTTCATTTCTATATGAAGTTCTTACAGAAAACTGCAGCCATTTCAACATTTGATTAATACCCATGTTTCCAAAACCCTAGAATTGAAACCTAAAAATTGGTGAAGCTTGTTCTGTTTAGTCTATGAAACCCAAAAATTGTTCTctggttttcttttgttctgttctttcaaaatttttattccatcttctgttttttttaatcttaatttttctattttttcgtGGGTAGTTGAACAATTTTCTAAGAAgaggatttaaaaaaaagaaaaaaaaacaaaaaaaggaaaatgaattcATGTGGCTGCTGGGATTCGAGCCCAGGTATCCACGGCCACAACGTGGAATTCTtaccactaaactacagccaCTTGGTAAATATAGAATgcattaagtttttttttactgttagtaaatgttaaaattagcTAATAATAGCATAATACTTGGAAAATGAATTCATGTGGCTGCTGGGATTCGAGCCCAGGTCTCCACGGCCACaacgtggaattctcaccactaaactacagccaCTTGGTTCCTATTAAagtattaattctttttaatcataataaatgttaaaattagctggattaagaatattgataaacatatatatcttatgtggctgctgggattcgagcccaggtctccacggccacaacgtggaattctcaccactaaactacagccaCTTGGTTACTATTAAagtattaattctttttaatcataataaatgttaaaattagctggattaagaatattgataaacatatatatcttatgtggctgctgggattcgagcccaggtctccacggccacaacgtggaattctcaccactaaactacagccaCTTGATTCCTATGAACTgcattaaattgatttttactactaataaatgttaaaattagcTAATAACTTGGATTAAAAGAGAATACAGTTATAATTTATGTGGCTGCTGGGATTCGAGCCCAGGTCTCCACGGCCACaacgtggaattctcaccactaaactacagccaCTTGGTTACTATAAAagtattaattctttttaatcataataaatgttaaaattagctggattaagaatattgataaacatatatatcttatgtggctgctgggattcgagcccaggtctccacggccacaacgtggaattctcaccactaaactacagccaCTTGGTTACTATAGAatgaattaagtttttttttactgttagtaaatgttaaaattagcATTAATAGCATAATACTTGGATTAAAAGAGTAGATAGATATAACTTATGTGGCTGCTGGGATTCGAGCCCAGGTCTCCACGGCCACAACGTGGAATTCTtaccactaaactacagccaCTTGGTTACTTTAGAatgaattaagtttttttttactgttagtaaatgttaaaattagcTATTAATAGCATAATACTTGGATTAAAAGAGTAGATAGATATAACTTATGTGGCTGCTGGGATTCGAGCCCAGGTCCCCACGGCCACAACGTGGAATTCTtaccactaaactacagccaCTTGGTTACTTTAGAatgaattaagtttttttttactgttagtaaatgttaaaattagcTAATAATAGCATAATACTTGGATTAAAAGAGTAGATAGATATAACTTATGTGGCTGCTGGGATTCGAGCCCAGGTCTCCACGGCCACaacgtggaattctcaccactaaactacagccaCTTTGCTTCTAAATCATGCACtttatctaataattataatttattattaataaatgtttaagttacctaataataaatcataaacaCTATTGAAGTTCTTCGGCCGAtgatcattttgttttggtttttgaaaattaatcaTATTTCCTGgtaatttcttttcatcattttcgtACCtcttaaagaaatatttaaatttccagccaaattttcaaataaatataaggtTTTAATCTAAGAGGGACAATTATCTTCCCTCCGTTTTCTGTATCATAGAATTCGATCAACTTCCACTTGCTGAACATGAAATCTGATGTTGGGGAAACAAACTACAATTTCACTGATGGAGTTGCTCATAAACACAATTTCATTGGATGAGTTGGGATCATGATTTCGAAGGGAAAATCGTCGTTCTCTATGCTACATCGAAAATGTTGCCTTCCGTCGATTGAATTGCCTTTGTCAAATGCTTCAAATCGGATTGCAAATCGTTGTGGTTCATCGGTTTCGTTGATCTGATCCTTGAACCGAAGCATCTCTTCTCAAATCTGGATTCTGAAGAATTTGAGCACGAAGTGTTTGATAATACGATACTCTTTCTCCGTCAACGTCTTCCCTACTGAGCGTCTCCAGCATTGCTGAAGAAGAATCAGGAGTAGGACAATCGATTGAGAGATTCGAGACGTGCAATCTGCAGAGAGGGCAACTCGAATGGTTACGGAGCCAGGCGTCGATGCAAGAACTATGAAACGAATGATTGCAATTAGGTAAGTTTTTAATCAATTCGCCTTCTTCGAATTCGCCCAAACAAACAGCGCATTCTGTATTGATGCTTGCCGTTGATTCGGCTTCTTCGTTCTTTTTGAACTGTGATATAGGTAGCAAACGAATCGTCGAAGCCTCCAATCCATGGACATGCACTTGCGGAGAAGGATCGTTAGGGTTTTCATCGAATTGGACAACAGATCGACCGCAAAACAATCCATGAAAGACACGACACCATCGTTTCAATATTCTGTAGTTGCTCAACAGTAGGACGACGATGCATACGATGGCGATGATCGAGATTGACCATGGACTCCAGCTAGAGTAATCAGGTACCGGagatggcggcggcggcggtggcggacTTGATGGCATGTAAGAATATAGAATCGTAGATTAGAGAAAAGCATTTGAGATGATAAAAATTATCGAAGGGATTTGATGATTATTCTGTTGATCTATAAATTGAGAAGAATAGGGAATCTTGCACCTGAATATCTCCGTCAAAAAGCAGATTGAAATTGCATTTAGATGATATCCAAGTAGAAAACGAACAAACACATTGAATGCTAgttaaaatacttaaatatGGCTGTTTCTTGCAATTCTTTCTGCTGTGGAAATAGATTGATTAGCATGAAAGGGTCGATGATGAAGTTAATTTTGATGTAAATAAAGCTTCAAATCCCGTGATTAAAACTACCAAGTCATTTTTTACACTGCCAACTCCAGATCTTGATTTGTACAATGGTGTTCTCATTGAATTTTCTGTCTCTTGGCTGCTAGAATCTGAGCGTTACCATTTGGAGCCATCAGCCAGGCactgttgaagcaagaaccagAAGATGAACAAATTTGAGAAGACCCACGAGACATTTCAGGGTGTAGAAGGGAATGCAGTGGCTTTGGGGAAGGGCTGCTGGGTTTTGAATGGGGGTTTATGCAGCCATTGACAAGAAGAGGGGGAATCTTGAAGGCTTGCAATGGAGGCGGATTACACCATTGGGGAAGCGGCCCGGCGACGAGAAGTGTCTGAAGTAAAGGACCTGCTTCTGTAACAGCTTGCAGGAGATTGCCTTTCTGAGGCAATGTTCTTCCCTTGACGAGATTATCCATCACAGTAGAGAACAGATCAGCCTTTTCTGTTTTGGGAGTGTCCAGAGGCGGCTGATGGGCAGCATTGTACTCTGTGACCAAGGGCTGAGCTAGAAAACTTATTTTGCTTGAATCAGCCATGTTTGGAGTGGAGAAATCTGGCGATGAAACTCCATCAAAGAACGAATCGGCCGGTGAAGAACCATATGAGTGGTGATTATAAGTCTCATAGAGACTGTTTGATTCTGTGATGCTGGAATTTGCTTTGGTGGGTATGTTGAGAGGGCTTTCAGGGTGGAAATGAAGCAGAGCTGGTAATTCAGTTGCAGCAGTGGGCATAAACTTGTTCATCAGTTTCTGCAGCTGATCTCTTGCTTCGTCTCGTTCTTCATATGCTGCCTGCAGGAGAAGAAGTAAGCTCTTCACTTTCTCTTTGTTCTTTATACTTTCTTCATTTGCTTCCATTTTTAGTGACTCAAGTTCAATAGTCGTCTGTAGTAGTTTCTGCTTCAGATCCTCCACGTTCTGCCAATTGAAACTAGATTTGTTAGTTCTCATTGACTGATAGAGAGAATTATCTCAATTTATATTAGGGAAGGCTTCCCTAAGAGAATTATCTCAACTTATCCAAGCCTATAGCTAGTAGATagtgtcttctttgagcttttgcTTTCAAGTTTTCTCCCAAAGTTTTAAATTGCGTTTACTAGGAACTTGTAACAGCGCAAGCCTACAactagtagatgttgtcttctttgggctcttCTTTGTAGGTTTTCTCTCAAAAAACGCGTCTATTGGGaacttgtaacagcccaagtctatAACTAGTAGATATGGTctgttttgggcttttcctttccggttttctctcaaagtttttaaaacgtgtctactagaaaaatgtttcgtttttctcactaactgatgtgggatctcacacaacaCTACTACGTTTACTTTTCCCATAAAGATAAGGATAAACTATTGGGGGATCAGGATGAGATTATAGAATGCGAAGAAGGCGTCCATTGTCAAATAGTGCTGCAAAATTAGGTTCTCACAAATCAATGCCTTGGAATAACATATAGAATTATCTCATCAATACCGACATATTCCTTTCCATTTGCAACCAAACATgctcaaatattaaaaaaaaaaagtcatgaACAGCACAAACACTGTTACTCCCCACCCCTGCTGCAGCTACTAGGAACAAGACAAGTATAGCATTTGTGTCCACTTCCCCCACCAaggaacaaagaaaacaaaaagatctAGCTTGTAAGTGCCTTGTGATATAGGAAAATCATTACAGAATCCAACTTCAGTGAACATAAGAGATCATTTTGAACttaagaaaagcagaaaacaGAGTGAGGAAAAGGggaagaacaaacaaacaaacaaacaaacaatctATGCAAGGATAAGCCTTCCTAATTCAAAAACCCCCAAAATTGGGAAGAcccagaagaagaaatgaagtgaAGCAAGTCTTGGAAGatgaacaagagagagaaagagagaaaccCACCTCCTGAAATCTCCATAAACAGCCCACGTCCTCCATGGTTTCTCCTGCTTGCTCAATATGGAGAGAAGAATGGAGCATGAGAATGATATAAGCTCaaggtagagagagagagagagagaaacagagtgtGTGAGAAATgggttatttttgtttttgtttttcccctTCACAAAGTTGCAGAGAATGGTTGTAGTCgcatcaagaaagaaaaagagagagagaaaag
The Cucurbita pepo subsp. pepo cultivar mu-cu-16 chromosome LG16, ASM280686v2, whole genome shotgun sequence genome window above contains:
- the LOC111776837 gene encoding uncharacterized protein LOC111776837, coding for MLHSSLHIEQAGETMEDVGCLWRFQENVEDLKQKLLQTTIELESLKMEANEESIKNKEKVKSLLLLLQAAYEERDEARDQLQKLMNKFMPTAATELPALLHFHPESPLNIPTKANSSITESNSLYETYNHHSYGSSPADSFFDGVSSPDFSTPNMADSSKISFLAQPLVTEYNAAHQPPLDTPKTEKADLFSTVMDNLVKGRTLPQKGNLLQAVTEAGPLLQTLLVAGPLPQWCNPPPLQAFKIPPLLVNGCINPHSKPSSPSPKPLHSLLHPEMSRGSSQICSSSGSCFNSAWLMAPNGNAQILAAKRQKIQ
- the LOC111777051 gene encoding RING-H2 finger protein ATL74-like; the encoded protein is MPSSPPPPPPPSPVPDYSSWSPWSISIIAIVCIVVLLLSNYRILKRWCRVFHGLFCGRSVVQFDENPNDPSPQVHVHGLEASTIRLLPISQFKKNEEAESTASINTECAVCLGEFEEGELIKNLPNCNHSFHSSCIDAWLRNHSSCPLCRLHVSNLSIDCPTPDSSSAMLETLSREDVDGERVSYYQTLRAQILQNPDLRRDASVQGSDQRNR
- the LOC111776847 gene encoding protein SODIUM POTASSIUM ROOT DEFECTIVE 1-like; this encodes MKKLDFFCKSRASTAVRSSFGRRPVDGDANSGDRRKWQLPFENHRKSTSCSSVNRKDHYDLRRKSCADVDDLKSSVSGSSARYLLSDSSFIDWLPAVSGEDFPAKPPNERNMISHSSLTRSLTVHEYRAQKSPSSVLQSPVLKTASSTVHDQVVVLKVSLNCKGCEKKVKKHISKMEGVSSYSVDFTAKKVTIIGAVSPFDVLASVSKVKYAQFWTSTSSSSCSSSSSSSTPQSCSSSTF